A genomic segment from Pseudorca crassidens isolate mPseCra1 chromosome 6, mPseCra1.hap1, whole genome shotgun sequence encodes:
- the IGFBP2 gene encoding insulin-like growth factor-binding protein 2 isoform X2, protein MNLLGGGGGAGRKPLKSGMKELAVFREKVTEQHRQMGKGGKHHLGLEEPKKLRPPPARTPCQQELDQVLERISTMRLPDERGPLEHLYSLHIPNCDKHGLYNLKQCKMSLNGQRGECWCVNPNTGKLIQGAPTIRGDPECHLFYNEQQGARGLHTQRMQ, encoded by the exons ATGAACTTgttgggaggtggaggtggtgctGGCCGGAAGCCCCTCAAGTCGGGCATGAAGGAGCTGGCCGTGTTCCGGGAGAAGGTCACGGAACAGCACCGGCAGATGGGCAAGGGTGGCAAACATCACCTCGGCCTGGAGGAGCCCAAGAAGCTGCGGCCGCCACCTGCCAGG ACCCCCTGCCAGCAGGAACTGGACCAGGTGCTGGAGCGGATCTCCACCATGCGCCTTCCCGACGAGCGGGGGCCCCTGGAGCACCTCTACTCCTTGCATATCCCCAACTGTGACAAGCATGGCCTGTACAACCTCAAACAG tgCAAGATGTCTCTGAACGGGCAGCGTGGGGAGTGCTGGTGTGTGAACCCCAACACCGGGAAGCTGATCCAGGGGGCCCCAACCATCCGGGGGGACCCCGAGTGTCATCTCTTCTACAACGAGCAGCAGGGGGCTCGCGGGCTACACACCCAGCGGATGCAGTAA